The DNA segment aacatCGCTGGATCAAATGTATCAAGCCATTTCATTAGTTAAATACTTATCGCATAGCCCTCGTGTacagttttaaaattgttttcgccAATTCTGTTCTCCAATCTATATTATGTAGGCTTGTATTTTATAAAACGGAAAAACTTACATCAATTCGTCCATAACTGTCAATGTAGTGTAACTGTGAATATATACAAAGCGCAAATACTGGTGATTTCATGTCCACAGTATCTTCCTTTAACACAGCGGAACAAAATCGATATGGTTCAACACCAGGTTCCCGATATAGAGGTAAGGGCTAAGAATCatacataaagaaaaatatacaaacttaAATAATAAAGGTGAAACTCATCGCCTACTTCTTCAAATGGCAACTGCTCCAATCGCACGTCGTAGTAAAATAAGGAATTGAAACCCAATTCACAATCTTGACGGAGCTTCATCCACATTTCGTAATATGGCTCACATTTCCCATTCATTTCGCCTGTCTTATACAATGCATCTAAGCAATTCGTGGACAAGTTTTGATGCCCACGTAAATTCCATAACATCGCGAGCAAACGGTCAGACTACAAGAGTACGAagataaaataagaataattaaatGAGTTACCAAGCCAAGagtctacatatgtacatacatacttacatccCAACCCAACGTGTCAAGCCGTATGAGTCCCACGCGACGCAGAAAACATTTTACATAGCAATGTGTGTCGTGTGCCTCCGCTTCGTTACTGAAAATTTGCACTCCCCAATTGACATTCGCTCTTGGCAGATCGCGGCTGCAGCGATGCTTTGCATAACGTACAACCTCTGGCATTAGGCCCGGAAAGACGCTCGGATCTTCAACGTCACTGAATACTTCACTTTCAGCTTCCTTCGATATATTAGCATTCACATAATCCACTTGTATGCCGCTCAGAGCTGTGCTGTTGGAGTTC comes from the Bactrocera neohumeralis isolate Rockhampton chromosome 2, APGP_CSIRO_Bneo_wtdbg2-racon-allhic-juicebox.fasta_v2, whole genome shotgun sequence genome and includes:
- the LOC126756892 gene encoding uncharacterized protein LOC126756892 produces the protein MNALIFFCLSDIFLHLPNSALAFYTNTENSNSTALSGIQVDYVNANISKEAESEVFSDVEDPSVFPGLMPEVVRYAKHRCSRDLPRANVNWGVQIFSNEAEAHDTHCYVKCFLRRVGLIRLDTLGWDSDRLLAMLWNLRGHQNLSTNCLDALYKTGEMNGKCEPYYEMWMKLRQDCELGFNSLFYYDVRLEQLPFEEPLPLYREPGVEPYRFCSAVLKEDTVDMKSPVFALCIYSQLHYIDSYGRIDASEIIHSFAGSARLTAHNGRVIRNCAHLANAYFLQGKNSEEMAQQMTTCLTKNIPDDYSFVLQYWNQVICDY